One segment of Nostoc piscinale CENA21 DNA contains the following:
- a CDS encoding helix-turn-helix domain-containing protein, with protein MAGGESQTPVTLSDRELQIIDLVAAGLTNQEIAAKLEISKRTVDNHISNILTKTQTENRVALVRWALQWGKVCLDDVNCCPLPNQNE; from the coding sequence ATGGCTGGTGGCGAGTCCCAGACCCCTGTTACTCTGTCAGACAGAGAACTGCAAATTATCGACTTAGTGGCCGCTGGCTTAACTAACCAAGAGATTGCAGCAAAATTGGAAATTAGCAAGCGAACAGTTGATAACCACATCAGCAATATTCTCACCAAAACCCAAACAGAAAACCGAGTGGCACTTGTGCGCTGGGCTTTACAGTGGGGCAAGGTCTGTTTGGATGATGTGAATTGCTGTCCTCTGCCTAACCAAAACGAATGA
- a CDS encoding carbohydrate kinase family protein, translated as MSNPRVLCLGEILFDCLADQLGLKLEEVQSWTPYPGGAPANVACALVKLGTSAGFVGAVGEDEPGNELVQLLQEIGVEITGVQRHPTAPTRQVYVVRDLAGDRNFAGFGQYDTSEFADTRLQAQQLPTALFQEADFLVLGTLELAYPDSEQAVYRALDLAEQFDLKIVLDVNWRPVFWQDQNIARQKIQDTFKRIDFLKLSKEEAEWLFDTADAGAITYRLDSVEGVLITDGDKGCAYCLSGNEGILPSFPVKVADTTGAGDSFLAGFIHQLSQHGIKKLADADTAKRIVTYASAVGALTTIKPGAIASQPTAAEVEAFLATHQL; from the coding sequence ATGAGCAATCCCCGTGTTTTGTGTCTTGGTGAAATTCTGTTCGATTGTTTAGCCGATCAATTGGGGCTAAAACTGGAGGAGGTACAGTCTTGGACTCCTTACCCTGGAGGAGCGCCAGCTAATGTGGCCTGTGCGTTGGTGAAACTCGGAACTTCCGCCGGATTTGTTGGCGCTGTAGGTGAAGATGAACCGGGGAATGAGCTGGTTCAGTTACTCCAGGAAATTGGGGTAGAGATAACGGGTGTACAACGTCATCCGACTGCACCAACGCGACAGGTGTATGTAGTGCGAGATTTGGCGGGCGATCGCAATTTCGCTGGCTTCGGTCAGTATGATACATCTGAATTTGCCGACACCCGTCTACAAGCCCAGCAATTACCCACTGCGCTGTTTCAAGAGGCAGATTTTCTGGTTTTGGGTACTTTAGAATTAGCCTATCCTGACAGCGAACAGGCAGTTTATCGCGCTTTAGATTTGGCAGAACAATTTGACCTGAAGATTGTGCTAGATGTCAACTGGCGACCAGTATTTTGGCAAGACCAAAATATCGCGCGGCAAAAAATTCAAGATACATTTAAGCGGATTGACTTTCTCAAACTCTCCAAAGAGGAAGCAGAATGGCTTTTTGATACCGCCGATGCGGGAGCCATTACTTACCGTTTAGATTCTGTGGAAGGAGTGCTGATAACTGACGGTGATAAAGGTTGCGCCTATTGCTTAAGTGGTAACGAAGGAATATTACCTTCTTTTCCGGTGAAAGTAGCTGACACCACTGGCGCGGGAGATAGCTTTTTGGCGGGATTTATCCACCAATTAAGTCAGCACGGGATCAAAAAATTGGCAGATGCAGACACAGCAAAACGCATTGTTACTTATGCTAGTGCTGTGGGAGCATTAACTACGATTAAACCAGGTGCGATCGCTTCTCAACCAACAGCCGCAGAAGTCGAGGCTTTTCTGGCTACCCATCAACTTTAA
- a CDS encoding lysophospholipid acyltransferase family protein yields MPKSIHSTQPPLKFIPQNFNPLILQMMRWCLPFILRFRTRPWLTAGVVKIEAENAEILAELYQQFQAGKIRFLIAFRHPEVEDPLCMLYLLSRLVPKAARQHQINLQEPIHSHFIYERGMTLWAGNWLGWLFSRVGGVPVRRGRRVDKLAIQTARDLFANGKIPIAVAPEGGTNGHSGIVSPLEPGVAQLGFWCVEDLQKSDRPETVFIVPVAIQYRYVQPPWAKINWLLSKLEADSGLTVQSISPSQIDNPGEIYHERICRLGEHLITEMEEFYRRFYHQDLPQIPNQPFITRLHRLLDTGLKIAEQYFDVPAQGNFIDRCRRLEEAGWNYIYRDDIPDINSLPPLKRGLADWIAEEADLRMQHMRIVESFVAITENYLKEEPSSDRFAETALLMYDMLTRIQNSTLPGRPRLGLRQVKITVGEPISVTERWEKSQNNRHAARQAASNLTKDLQTALENLIN; encoded by the coding sequence TTGCCTAAATCAATCCACTCCACTCAACCACCATTAAAATTTATTCCCCAAAATTTTAACCCGCTAATACTCCAGATGATGCGGTGGTGCTTGCCATTTATCCTGCGGTTTCGCACTCGACCTTGGTTAACGGCGGGTGTGGTTAAAATCGAAGCGGAGAATGCAGAGATATTAGCGGAACTTTATCAACAATTCCAAGCCGGCAAAATCCGCTTTTTGATAGCATTTCGTCACCCAGAAGTCGAAGATCCCTTGTGTATGTTGTATCTGCTGTCACGCCTGGTTCCCAAAGCAGCACGTCAGCATCAGATTAACTTACAAGAACCGATTCATAGTCACTTTATTTATGAACGAGGAATGACTTTATGGGCGGGAAACTGGCTGGGTTGGTTATTTTCCCGTGTGGGTGGTGTTCCTGTGCGGCGGGGGAGACGAGTTGACAAGCTGGCTATTCAAACAGCGCGAGATTTATTTGCGAATGGGAAAATACCGATCGCCGTTGCCCCGGAAGGTGGTACTAATGGTCATAGTGGCATTGTTAGTCCTTTAGAACCAGGTGTAGCGCAATTAGGTTTTTGGTGTGTGGAAGACTTGCAAAAAAGCGATCGCCCTGAAACAGTATTTATAGTACCAGTTGCCATACAGTATCGTTACGTCCAGCCACCTTGGGCAAAAATAAACTGGTTATTAAGTAAATTAGAGGCAGATAGCGGTTTAACAGTCCAGTCAATTTCGCCCTCACAAATTGATAACCCAGGTGAAATTTATCATGAACGCATTTGTCGCTTGGGTGAACATCTCATCACCGAAATGGAAGAATTTTATCGCCGCTTTTATCATCAAGATTTACCCCAAATTCCAAATCAACCATTTATTACTCGACTGCATCGTTTATTAGATACTGGCTTAAAAATTGCCGAACAATATTTTGATGTTCCCGCCCAGGGAAACTTTATTGATAGATGTCGGCGTTTAGAAGAAGCTGGTTGGAATTATATTTATCGAGACGACATTCCTGATATTAATAGCCTACCACCCTTGAAACGCGGACTAGCTGATTGGATTGCCGAAGAAGCCGACTTACGAATGCAGCACATGAGGATAGTAGAAAGTTTTGTCGCCATTACCGAAAACTATCTTAAAGAAGAACCGAGTAGCGATCGCTTCGCTGAGACTGCATTATTAATGTATGATATGCTGACGCGCATTCAAAATTCCACACTGCCAGGAAGACCGCGTTTAGGTTTACGCCAAGTAAAAATTACTGTAGGTGAACCAATTTCTGTTACCGAACGCTGGGAAAAGTCCCAAAATAACCGTCACGCAGCCAGACAAGCAGCCAGTAATTTAACCAAAGACTTGCAAACAGCATTAGAAAATTTGATTAATTAG
- a CDS encoding class I SAM-dependent methyltransferase, whose translation MSKKPSPSFPFNNSPHSDKWQERTNQVAYRFNRQYQNQTFELPPEVQDLPIYQEWQAGILAGRAVSPFWEIAQPQKNQHCLDIGCGVSFLIYPWRDWQAFFYGQEISSIARDTLNSRGSQLNSKLFKGVELGGAHRLNYALNQFDLAIATGFSCYYPLEYWNIVLGEVQRVLKSGGHFVFDVLNPQQPLAEDWAVLETYLGAEVFLEPLAEWEKIIKAAGGKLVAQQSGELFELYKVRF comes from the coding sequence ATGTCTAAAAAACCGTCTCCCAGTTTTCCCTTTAATAACAGTCCCCACTCAGATAAATGGCAGGAAAGAACTAACCAAGTAGCTTATCGCTTCAACCGCCAATATCAAAATCAAACTTTTGAATTACCCCCAGAGGTACAAGATTTGCCAATATATCAAGAATGGCAAGCGGGTATTTTAGCCGGGAGGGCTGTTTCGCCGTTTTGGGAAATTGCTCAACCCCAGAAAAATCAACATTGTTTAGATATTGGTTGCGGAGTCAGTTTTTTGATTTATCCTTGGCGTGATTGGCAAGCATTTTTCTATGGTCAAGAAATTAGTAGCATCGCGCGAGATACACTTAATTCTCGTGGTTCTCAGCTAAACTCTAAACTCTTCAAAGGTGTAGAGTTAGGTGGAGCGCACCGTTTAAATTATGCTTTAAATCAGTTTGATTTAGCGATCGCCACCGGCTTTAGTTGCTATTATCCCCTGGAATACTGGAATATTGTTTTAGGAGAAGTCCAACGAGTTTTAAAATCTGGCGGACATTTTGTTTTTGATGTCCTCAACCCCCAACAACCTCTAGCCGAAGATTGGGCGGTGTTAGAAACTTATTTAGGTGCAGAAGTATTTTTAGAACCTCTAGCCGAGTGGGAAAAAATCATCAAAGCCGCCGGTGGTAAATTAGTTGCACAGCAATCAGGCGAATTATTTGAATTATATAAAGTAAGGTTTTGA
- a CDS encoding ElyC/SanA/YdcF family protein, translating into MWLIKRQEIWTLTAQGWALCLAILASNLFFVIRNVHSFLAVTSPIKSADTLVIDGWICDYALEQAAGEFQTGSYRQIITIGSKVEQGFYLAEYQNFAEIAALTLAKLGVPQDKLIIVPTPSVAKDRTNASAAALLQYISEKNLPIESINLLTIDAHGRRSWLIFRNIFAPKIQVGIISAKTKNYDPQKWWSSSEGVRVVISEAIAYVYAKLISWKL; encoded by the coding sequence ATGTGGTTAATCAAACGTCAAGAAATTTGGACTCTTACGGCGCAGGGATGGGCGTTATGTCTGGCTATTTTGGCTAGTAATTTATTCTTTGTAATTCGGAATGTACACTCATTTCTCGCTGTAACTTCCCCCATTAAATCAGCAGATACACTCGTTATTGATGGCTGGATATGTGATTATGCTTTAGAACAAGCAGCCGGAGAATTTCAAACTGGTTCCTATCGCCAAATTATTACTATTGGCTCAAAAGTAGAACAAGGATTTTATCTGGCGGAATATCAGAATTTTGCCGAAATTGCAGCTTTGACATTGGCTAAATTGGGTGTTCCGCAAGATAAATTGATTATTGTACCTACGCCGAGTGTAGCTAAAGATAGAACTAATGCTTCTGCGGCGGCATTATTGCAATATATATCAGAAAAAAATTTACCAATTGAGTCAATTAATTTGTTGACAATTGATGCTCATGGGCGAAGAAGTTGGTTGATATTTAGAAATATATTTGCTCCCAAAATTCAAGTCGGAATTATCTCGGCTAAAACTAAAAACTATGATCCGCAAAAATGGTGGAGTTCTAGCGAAGGTGTGCGGGTAGTTATTAGTGAAGCGATCGCTTATGTGTATGCTAAGTTGATAAGCTGGAAGTTGTAG
- a CDS encoding DUF2301 domain-containing membrane protein, whose translation MTTQTVSPSPVYQGQFGEFTIDQSDRTGVIIYRTALMVAALSFAAGTVLALFYNNPTTIQAITPLYTCFSLALGVSLLTIHIYMASLHRVLQVFWLIGSISAFIFAHFDSQPFALTIYTNPFTILGVGFTFAALTGIYFKEAFCFNRLETKVLTFTVPLLLLGHLVGILPVQVEQILLGIWATLFLVFALRKTVQAIPADIGDKSVFAYLKAQRSAKV comes from the coding sequence ATGACTACTCAAACTGTATCTCCATCACCAGTTTATCAAGGCCAGTTTGGTGAATTTACCATTGATCAAAGCGATCGCACTGGTGTAATTATCTATCGTACTGCGTTAATGGTAGCGGCACTCAGCTTTGCTGCGGGGACTGTTTTGGCATTGTTTTACAATAACCCCACTACCATCCAAGCAATTACCCCTTTATATACCTGCTTTAGTTTAGCTCTCGGTGTGAGTTTGTTGACTATTCATATTTACATGGCTTCTTTGCACCGAGTTTTACAAGTTTTTTGGTTAATTGGGAGTATTTCTGCGTTTATTTTTGCTCATTTTGACAGTCAACCTTTTGCATTGACTATCTACACGAACCCATTCACTATTTTAGGTGTAGGTTTTACTTTCGCAGCCTTAACAGGCATTTATTTTAAAGAAGCATTTTGCTTTAATCGTCTGGAAACAAAGGTTTTAACTTTCACAGTTCCCTTGCTTTTATTAGGACATTTAGTCGGAATTTTACCAGTTCAAGTAGAACAAATTTTGTTAGGAATTTGGGCAACTTTATTTTTAGTATTTGCTTTGCGAAAAACTGTACAAGCAATTCCCGCCGATATTGGTGATAAATCTGTATTTGCTTATTTAAAAGCCCAACGTTCAGCTAAGGTTTAA
- a CDS encoding SAM hydrolase/SAM-dependent halogenase family protein, whose amino-acid sequence MADKAISTRSLLTLLSDFGDRDVYVGVMKGIIAQINPEIRVIDLTHQIPPQNIVAARFCLMNAYPYFPDGTVHIAVVDPGVGGNRRAIAVEFAGGFLVGPDNGIFSGVLSQTPAVAAVELTNPDYWLTPQPSRTFHGRDIFAPVGANLASGVPLKYLGKEINPTTLLQIGMGKCQTTSRGVLGNIQYIDHFGNLISNIPQSCVEGKTWYVEIAGLTIPGCETYSNGEVGEAVALVGSHGWVEIAINGGNAHSQLQINYQDTLEVINY is encoded by the coding sequence ATGGCAGACAAAGCAATAAGTACCCGATCGCTCTTGACTTTACTTAGCGATTTTGGCGATCGCGATGTTTATGTCGGAGTGATGAAAGGTATAATTGCTCAAATTAACCCAGAAATCAGGGTTATAGACTTAACGCACCAAATTCCGCCACAAAATATTGTTGCTGCTAGATTTTGCTTGATGAATGCTTATCCCTACTTTCCTGATGGAACAGTACATATAGCAGTGGTAGATCCGGGAGTGGGTGGAAACCGGAGGGCGATCGCAGTAGAATTTGCTGGTGGGTTTTTAGTCGGCCCCGATAATGGCATATTTAGCGGTGTACTCAGTCAAACTCCCGCAGTGGCAGCCGTGGAACTTACAAACCCAGACTACTGGTTAACTCCCCAACCTAGCCGCACTTTTCACGGTAGAGATATTTTTGCACCTGTAGGAGCTAACCTGGCTAGTGGTGTTCCCTTGAAATATCTGGGAAAAGAAATTAATCCCACAACTTTGTTACAGATAGGGATGGGCAAATGTCAAACAACTAGCCGTGGTGTGTTGGGAAATATTCAATATATAGATCATTTTGGCAATTTAATCAGCAATATTCCTCAAAGTTGCGTGGAAGGTAAAACTTGGTACGTGGAGATTGCGGGGTTGACAATACCAGGATGTGAAACTTACAGTAATGGCGAAGTTGGGGAAGCTGTCGCCTTAGTTGGTAGTCATGGCTGGGTAGAAATCGCTATCAATGGCGGAAATGCACATTCACAGTTGCAGATTAACTACCAAGATACTTTAGAGGTGATTAATTATTAG
- a CDS encoding cyanophycinase gives MTEATHKRQLVIIGGAEDKEGDCVILREFVRRAGGTKANIVIMTAATELPREVGENYIRVFERLGAEHVRIIDTETREDARSSTALEAISKATGIFFTGGDQARITSILKDTEIDAAIHQRYAEGAVIAGTSAGAAVMPDKMIVEGDSQSTPKMEIVEMGPGLGFLPGVVIDQHFLQRGRLGRLITALVREPAVLGFGIDENTAIAVTDDQIEIIGEGSVTIVDESDSTYNNASEILRDEPLAICGAKLHILPHGYKFNLKTRQAILTNGVVASEAMNQSVAV, from the coding sequence ATGACAGAGGCTACACATAAACGCCAGCTGGTAATTATTGGCGGCGCAGAAGATAAAGAAGGAGATTGCGTAATTCTGCGAGAGTTTGTCCGTCGGGCTGGGGGTACAAAAGCCAATATTGTAATTATGACAGCCGCCACAGAACTACCCAGAGAAGTGGGAGAAAATTACATTAGAGTTTTTGAACGGCTAGGTGCAGAACACGTTCGCATTATTGATACAGAAACTCGTGAAGATGCTAGGTCTTCTACGGCTTTAGAAGCAATTAGTAAGGCGACTGGGATATTTTTTACTGGCGGAGACCAAGCCAGAATTACTAGCATTCTCAAAGATACCGAAATTGATGCCGCGATTCACCAACGTTACGCGGAAGGCGCAGTGATCGCAGGTACTAGTGCTGGTGCGGCTGTGATGCCCGATAAAATGATTGTTGAGGGTGATTCTCAAAGTACACCAAAGATGGAAATTGTGGAAATGGGGCCTGGTCTTGGTTTTCTCCCAGGGGTGGTGATTGATCAACATTTCTTGCAACGCGGACGTTTAGGACGTTTGATTACAGCCTTAGTCCGTGAACCTGCGGTGTTAGGATTTGGCATTGATGAGAATACAGCGATCGCAGTAACTGATGACCAAATCGAAATTATTGGTGAAGGTTCAGTTACCATCGTGGATGAATCTGATTCTACATATAACAATGCAAGTGAAATTCTCCGCGATGAACCTTTAGCAATTTGTGGTGCGAAACTACACATTTTGCCACATGGTTATAAATTTAACTTAAAGACGCGGCAAGCAATTCTGACTAATGGTGTTGTTGCTAGTGAAGCGATGAATCAGTCTGTAGCGGTATAG
- a CDS encoding 3-deoxy-7-phosphoheptulonate synthase translates to MHNKLSNTNIKSSHILLTPHDVKTRLPITKSAEHTVLKYRQELEHILDFQDSRKFIVVGPCSIHDTKAAIEYAEKLQVLAEKVKDKLLLIMRVYFEKPRTTVGWKGLINDPDMDDSFHVEKGLLTARSLLLKITELELPAGTEALDPIIPQYISELITWSAIGARTTESQTHREMSSGLSMPVGFKNGTDGNIQVALNALHSAKSPHNFLGINNKGQVSVFQTRGNPYGHVILRGGNQPNYDAANVKLVEQKLKDSNLPPRIVIDCSHGNTNKDYRLQSKVFEDVIQQIVDGNTSIVGMMLESHLYEGNQPLNCKPEELKYGVSVTDKCIGWEETERIILAAHTRLR, encoded by the coding sequence ATGCACAACAAATTATCTAATACTAACATTAAAAGTTCCCATATCTTGTTAACGCCTCACGACGTTAAGACAAGATTGCCAATTACAAAATCCGCAGAACATACAGTATTAAAATATAGACAAGAACTAGAACATATTTTAGATTTTCAAGATAGTAGAAAATTTATTGTAGTTGGGCCATGTTCTATTCATGATACCAAAGCAGCGATAGAGTATGCTGAAAAATTGCAAGTTTTAGCCGAGAAAGTGAAAGATAAACTCTTATTAATTATGAGAGTTTACTTTGAAAAGCCGCGAACAACAGTAGGCTGGAAAGGTTTGATTAATGACCCTGATATGGATGATTCTTTTCATGTAGAAAAAGGTTTATTAACAGCCAGAAGTTTACTATTAAAAATTACGGAACTAGAATTACCCGCCGGTACTGAAGCCTTAGATCCAATCATTCCTCAATATATTAGTGAATTAATTACATGGTCTGCCATTGGTGCGAGAACCACAGAATCACAAACACACCGAGAAATGTCTAGCGGACTTTCTATGCCTGTAGGTTTTAAAAATGGCACAGATGGTAATATTCAAGTTGCTTTAAATGCGCTGCACTCAGCTAAAAGTCCCCATAACTTTTTAGGGATTAATAACAAAGGACAAGTCAGCGTTTTTCAAACTAGGGGAAATCCTTACGGTCATGTGATTTTAAGGGGTGGAAATCAGCCCAACTATGATGCTGCTAATGTCAAATTAGTAGAACAAAAATTAAAAGATTCTAATTTACCACCGAGAATTGTAATTGATTGTAGTCATGGCAATACAAATAAAGACTACAGATTGCAGTCTAAGGTATTTGAAGATGTGATTCAGCAAATAGTCGATGGTAATACATCCATAGTTGGCATGATGCTGGAATCACATTTGTATGAAGGCAATCAACCATTAAATTGCAAACCAGAAGAATTAAAATATGGTGTTTCTGTCACCGATAAATGTATTGGTTGGGAAGAAACAGAAAGAATTATTTTGGCAGCACACACTAGATTGAGGTAG